The window CGCAATCAGAAATGCTGCAAAAATCCCGTATACCAGGACTCCGCTGTTTTTAAACAGCAACGGCCCCGGCGCAATCCCGTGAAGCGTCAGCCCGCCCAGGATCATGGCTGTTACCGTATCACCGGGTATTCCCAGCGTCAGCAGCGGAATCAGCGCGCCTCCGATAGACGCATTGTTTGCAGTTTCCGTTGCAATCACTCCGTCGATCACTCCGGTTCCGAATTTCTCCGGATATTTACTCTGCTGCTTTGCCACACTGTACGCCACAATGTTGGATGTCGCTCCTCCGATACCGGGAAGGATTCCGATTCCTATTCCAATCAAAGCAGAACGGATAAAATTAACAAACTGTTCCTTAAACTCTTTTAAGCTGATACCAAATCCCTTGATCTTACAGTTAAGGGCTTGGGATTTGTCTGCTGAAATCCCTTCTGCCCCTACGTTTAAGATTTCGGATACTGCAAACAAGCCAATCATGACCGGCAAAAGCTGGAATCCGTTTTCCAGATCCTGTAAACCAAAGGTAAACCGCTCCGCTCCCCCAATGGAAGCGATCCCAAACAGTGAGAATGTGACTCCTGCAATTCCGCTCATCAGCCCCTTTAACAGGTTGTCACCCACCATGGCTCCAATCATAGTCAGGGCGAACAGGCAAATAGCGAAATACTCATAAGGCCCAAACTCAAGTGCAATCTTTGCCAGGGACGGTGCGATAAAAATCAACGCAATAATTGATAGAATCGTCCCCAAAAAGGAGTACAAAATACCGATTCCCAGCGCCCGTCCGCCTTCTCCCCGTTCCGCCATGGGTGCTCCGTCAAAGGTCGTGGCTACTGATGACGGAGTTCCCGGAATCTTTAAAAGAATCGCGGAAATCAAACCACCGGAAGTACCTCCCACATACAATGCTACCAGCATGGTGATGCCGTTTAACGGCGTCATGGAAAACGTGATCGGCAGGCAGAGCGCCACTCCCATGGTGGAGGTCAGGCCCGGGATAGCCCCAAAAATAATCCCGATAATCACGCCAATGAGAATCACGCCAAACGTGCCAAAATTCAAAACTGAAAGTAATCCTTCAACTGCCATATCCGTTCCTCCCTACAATATGCCCGACGGCAGAATCAAATAGAATACGTTTACAAACAATGCATTTACCGC of the Lacrimispora indolis DSM 755 genome contains:
- a CDS encoding tripartite tricarboxylate transporter permease, giving the protein MAVEGLLSVLNFGTFGVILIGVIIGIIFGAIPGLTSTMGVALCLPITFSMTPLNGITMLVALYVGGTSGGLISAILLKIPGTPSSVATTFDGAPMAERGEGGRALGIGILYSFLGTILSIIALIFIAPSLAKIALEFGPYEYFAICLFALTMIGAMVGDNLLKGLMSGIAGVTFSLFGIASIGGAERFTFGLQDLENGFQLLPVMIGLFAVSEILNVGAEGISADKSQALNCKIKGFGISLKEFKEQFVNFIRSALIGIGIGILPGIGGATSNIVAYSVAKQQSKYPEKFGTGVIDGVIATETANNASIGGALIPLLTLGIPGDTVTAMILGGLTLHGIAPGPLLFKNSGVLVYGIFAAFLIATFVMLIVEYGGIRLFIKVLSVPKYILLPVILVLCVVGTYGTNHSMFDVWTALIFGGIGFFMEKHKFPQAPMILGFVLGTVVEENLIRGLMYSNNNFWAFFKSPIAAAFMILTFCMLIWTAYKQVKSVTAKKTAAD